A region of Rhodospirillales bacterium DNA encodes the following proteins:
- a CDS encoding NADP-dependent oxidoreductase: protein MDSRHVVLARRPDGVPVPEDFRVERRALPPLADGRVLVEVLYATANPGSRNRLGGAASYARGMEIGETMEGPAVGRVVESRNAAFAPGDLLSGPFGWAEHVQISGRGVTRVPADTPSLSAWAGILSIPGLTAYFGLLDVGAAKPGETVLVSSAAGPVGATAGQIGRITGCRVIGIASGAGKRRLLVDEAGFDAVIDRRAGEPVESLAARIAEAAPEGVDVYFDNVGGPTLDAAIASLRPRGRVVVCGQLSDYNAAGERHGTRRVYDFIGKRLRMEGLVVFDYAGRYGEALDAMTGWIRDGRLKFREHVVEGIEALPALFCAQMRGEIFGRPLARLAR from the coding sequence ATGGACTCCCGCCACGTCGTCCTCGCGCGCCGGCCGGACGGCGTCCCCGTGCCGGAGGATTTCCGGGTCGAGCGGCGCGCGCTGCCGCCGCTCGCGGATGGACGGGTGCTGGTCGAGGTGCTCTACGCTACCGCCAATCCCGGCAGCCGCAACCGGCTCGGCGGCGCGGCCAGCTACGCCCGCGGGATGGAGATCGGCGAGACGATGGAGGGGCCGGCGGTCGGTCGTGTCGTTGAGTCGCGCAACGCCGCGTTCGCGCCCGGCGACCTGCTGTCGGGGCCGTTCGGCTGGGCCGAGCACGTCCAGATCAGCGGCCGCGGCGTCACCCGCGTTCCGGCCGACACGCCGTCGCTGAGCGCCTGGGCTGGCATCCTCTCGATCCCCGGTCTCACGGCCTATTTCGGCCTGCTCGACGTGGGCGCGGCCAAACCCGGCGAGACGGTCCTGGTGTCATCGGCCGCCGGACCGGTCGGCGCGACCGCCGGGCAGATCGGGAGGATCACGGGCTGCCGCGTCATCGGCATCGCCAGCGGCGCCGGCAAGCGACGCTTGTTGGTCGACGAGGCCGGTTTCGACGCGGTGATCGACCGCCGCGCCGGCGAGCCCGTGGAGTCGCTGGCGGCGCGGATCGCGGAGGCCGCGCCGGAAGGCGTCGACGTCTATTTCGACAACGTCGGCGGACCGACCCTCGACGCCGCGATCGCCAGCCTGCGGCCGCGCGGCCGCGTCGTCGTCTGCGGCCAGTTGTCGGACTACAACGCCGCCGGCGAGCGCCACGGCACGCGCCGCGTCTACGACTTCATCGGCAAGCGGCTGCGGATGGAGGGTCTCGTCGTGTTCGACTACGCCGGCCGCTACGGCGAGGCGCTGGACGCGATGACGGGTTGGATCCGCGACGGCCGCTTGAAATTCCGCGAGCACGTGGTCGAGGGGATCGAGGCGCTGCCGGCGCTGTTCTGCGCCCAGATGCGCGGCGAGATCTTCGGGCGCCCGCTGGCGCGTCTCGCGCGCTGA